In Euphorbia lathyris chromosome 9, ddEupLath1.1, whole genome shotgun sequence, the following are encoded in one genomic region:
- the LOC136205330 gene encoding protein DETOXIFICATION 25-like, producing the protein MEERSEMKMKERIWEENKKIWRVGFPAMLARVTQFGMLVVTQAFIGNLGEDQLAGYALIQIISVRFANGILVGMSSATETLCGQAFGAKQQHMMGMYLQKSWIINFITATLLLPVFIFSSKIFQALGQETQVSEIAGYISYWFIPVLYSFCFTFSVQKFLQTQMKNLVVGWLSAASFVVHVFLSWILVSVLGWGIPGAMTSMIISNWFILVGMLVYVFGGWCPLSWTGFSSAAFSDLFPILKLSISSGVMLCLEFWYNAVLVVLAGYMKNATTLVSAMSICLNVTAWEFMFCFAFLVASSVRVSNELGRGDAKAAKFAIKVIISISISVGIVFFILCLALDKQIARIFTNVETVIQAVSKLSVLLAFSVLLNSFQTVLTGVAVGAGRQSMVAYINITSYYIVGVPLGVVLGYVANLQIQGIWIGMIVGVVMQVSILGYITSTTDWDQQVKRASDRLGRFMITSNDENSQRERLLIS; encoded by the exons ATGGAAGAAAGGAGtgaaatgaaaatgaaagaaagaaTATGGGaggaaaataagaaaatatggaGAGTTGGATTTCCAGCAATGTTAGCTAGAGTTACACAATTTGGAATGCTAGTAGTAACACAAGCTTTTATTGGAAATCTCGGTGAAGATCAACTTGCTGGTTATGCTCTTATTCAAATCATCTCTGTTCGTTTCGCTAACGGTATTTTG GTCGGTATGTCAAGCGCGACAGAAACATTATGCGGGCAAGCATTTGGAGCAAAACAGCAACATATGATGGGAATGTATCTACAAAAATCatggattattaattttataacaGCAACACTTCTACTTCCTGTCTTCATATTTTCATCAAAAATATTTCAAGCATTAGGACAAGAAACACAAGTATCAGAAATTGCAGGATATATATCGTATTGGTTCATTCCAGTTCTATACTCATTCTGTTTCACATTCTCAGTGCAAAAATTCCTACAAACACAGATGAAGAACTTGGTCGTAGGATGGTTGTCTGCTGCTTCTTTCGTTGTACATGTGTTTTTGTCATGGATTTTAGTGAGTGTACTAGGTTGGGGTATTCCTGGAGCAATGACTTCTATGATTATATCCAATTGGTTCATCCTTGTCGGAATGTTAGTTTATGTTTTTGGTGGATGGTGTCCTCTTTCTTGGACTGGTTTCTCTTCTGCTGCTTTTTCTGATCTTTTTCCTATTCTCAAGCTATCTATCTCCTCCGGTGTTATGCTTTG CTTAGAGTTTTGGTACAATGCTGTATTGGTTGTGTTGGCTGGGTACATGAAAAATGCCACAACTCTAGTTTCTGCCATGTCCATATG CCTCAACGTTACAGCATGGGAATTCATGTTCTGTTTTGCATTCCTTGTTGCTTCTAG TGTTCGAGTATCGAATGAACTAGGACGAGGAGACGCTAAGGCCGCAAAATTTGCAATTAAAGTGATAATTAGCATCTCAATAAGTGTGGGAATAGTGTTTTTCATATTATGTTTAGCATTAGATAAGCAAATTGCTAGAATATTCACAAATGTAGAAACAGTGATTCAAGCTGTCTCAAAACTCTCAGTCCTACTTGCTTTTTCAGTTCTACTCAATAGCTTTCAGACAGTCCTTACAG GTGTGGCTGTTGGTGCTGGTAGACAGAGTATGGTTGCATACATTAACATCACTAGCTATTATATAGTTGGAGTTCCTCTTGGTGTTGTTCTTGGATATGTTGCTAATCTACAAATTCAG GGAATATGGATAGGAATGATAGTTGGAGTAGTAATGCAAGTCAGTATTCTTGGCTACATTACTTCTACAACGGATTGGGATCAACAG gTTAAGAGAGCATCCGACCGTCTTGGTCGCTTCATGATAACTTCTAATGATGAAAATTCTCAACGAGAAAGGTTGTTGATTAGCTGA